AACGGGCCTCTTTCGAAGCCCGTCTGGTAACCGACACTACGTTTTCGGTTATTTTGTAATGCCGACCTGCGTCAAAGCATAAGCGTAGTCAAAGGCCACTTCTTTAAGACGGTCGTACCGTCCGGACGAACCACCGTGTCCCGCGCCCATGTTGGTCTTCAGCAACACGATGTTCTTATCGGTCTTGAGTTCACGCAGTCGGGCAGCGTATTTTGCTCCTTCCCAGTACGGAACCTGGCTATCGTTCAATGAGACCTCGATAAGCATATTAGGATAGGCCTGCGCTTTGATGTTCTCATACGGCGAATACTGGATCATGTAGTCCCAGGCTTCTTTTTCGTTCGGATTGCCCCACTCGATCCACTCGCCGGTAGTCAAAGGCAGAGTCTCGTCAAGCATCGTATTCATGACGTCAACGAAAGGCACCTGTACTATCGCAGCCTTGTAAAGATGCGGAGCTTGATTCATTACAGCACCCATCAACAGCCCGCCCGCCGAACCGCCCTGTATCACAAGCCGATCAGTTGAGGTATAGTTCTTGGCGATCAGCCATTTCGAACAGTCGACGAAATCGTTGAACGTGTTCATCTTTTTGAACATGCGTCCGTCCTGCCGCCATTTTTCACCAAGCTCGCTGCCGCCGCGAATATGAGCGATCGCGTAAATCATCCCTCGATCGACAAGCGAGAGCCTCGCCGTCGAGAAATTCGGCGTCATCGACGCACCGTAGGAACCATAGGCGTACAGCAACATCGGCGATTTGCCGTCGAGCTTGGTTCCTTTTTTCATCATTATCGATACCGGAACTTTGACCCCGTCGCGGGCGTCCGCCCAGACCCGTACAGTTTCATACTGCGACTTGTCGTATCCGCTTGGAATCTCTTGCTGCTTGATCGCCTTGCTTTGTCGCGTACGAAAATCGAACTCAAATGTGGTGTTTGGTGTGATCATTGAAGAATAACCATACCGAATGACCGGCGTATCGTACTCAGGATTATTTGCAAGGCCCATCGTATAGACGCTTTCAGGCGTTTCGATCCGGGCAGACGCCCGACGCGTTTTCATGTCCATCACCCGAAGATATTCGAGTCCGTTCTCAAGTTCGGAAACAACGGCGTGATCCCTGAAGAAGCTGATCCCCTCTATCTTTACCGCAGGATTGTGCGGGATATAGTCCTTCCAATTCGCCTCGCCGGGGTCAGCAACCGATGCTCGGACCACCTTGAAATTTTCGGCATCCTTGTTCGTGACAATGTAGAATTCGCCATTATTGAAGGTCGCTGAGTATTCGTGGCCCTCACGACGTGGAGTAATGACCCTCCATTCACCGAGCGCATTGTCAGCCAGCATATATCGAAACTCGTTCATCGTCGCCGCACCGGAATTAATGAAGAACATCTTCCTATCTCGCGAGCGGCCAATTCCTACGTTGAACAAAACGTCCTTATCTTCAAACACCAGATCGTTCTTATCCGAACCTAGTTCATGCCTAAAGATCTTATCTGTTCGCTTCGAAACTGGATCCTCTTGCCCGAAGAAAAGGTACTTTCCGTCACTCGACCATTCGATCGACGTGACTCGCTCGATCTTGTCCCTTAAGATCGCACCCGTGCGAAGATCCTTCACCTGCAAAGTGTACTGTCGATATCCTGTGGTGTCGGTCGAAAACGCAAGCAAATTTCCATCGTCGCTCGGCTCAAATGCGCCGATCGAGAAATATGTATATCCTTTCGCCATCTCATTTTGGTCGAGCAAAATCTCGGCATCCTTGCCGTCCTGCGTTTTGCTGCGAAGAAACGTCGGGTATTGCTTGCCTTCCTCAACCCTTGTAAAGTACCAAAATCTGCCGAGCTTATACGGCACGCTTAGGTCGGTTTGCTTGATCCGGCCGAGCATTTCTTTATAAAGCGCGTCGACAAATGGCTTGTGTTTGCCCATATGTGCCTCGACGTACGCATTTTCGTCTTCAAGGTATTTGATGATCTCTGGATTTTTTTTCTCGTTCCGGTCACGCAGCCACGCATAATTGTCGGTGATCTCGTAACCATGGATCTTGAGGACTTTCGGATCCTTCTTCGCTACAGGTGGTTTCATATCGTTCTGTGCCAGCGCGGCGGTTCCCGTACAGGCAATGATAGCTAATGTCGCAACAGACAGCAGTCTTTTCATCTTGTTACTCCTTATTATGGCTCGTGGAATCAAGTGTCGTCTAATATCCTTTTTACGTAACTTGTTGCTCGATTGTTTCGAAACCGGCACGGTACGATTCACTTTCGCCGCAAACCAATCGGCAAAAGCGAAAAATGGAGAACAGGTTTATTTCCCGTTCTCCATTTTCGAAATTGTTACCAATTCTTTTTGTCTACCTCTCAGCGATAGGAACGTATTTAAGGCCCCGCGGCCCGACATATTCTGCTCGCGGCCGAATGAGCTTGTTGTCAGCGTATTGTTCAAGAATATGGCCCGTCCAGCCCGAAATACGGCTAACGGCAAATATCGGCGTAAACAGGTCAAGCGGAATGCCCATCAAATAATATGTTGAGGCAGAATAAAAATCGACATTGGGAAACATGCCTTTCTTTTCGTGCATCAGCTTTTCGATTAGCTGCGACATCTCGAACCACTTCGAAACACCCGTCTTGTCCGCCATTTGCTTAGAGTATTTACGCAGCCAGGTCGCCCGGGGATCTTCGGTCTTGTAAACGGCATGACCGATACCCATGATCTTACGCTTTTCTTCCAGAGCCTTTTCGATCCACGCCTCGACCTTGTCGAGTTCGCCGATCTCGATGAGCATCTTCATTACGTTGGTATTCGCACCGCCGTGAAGCGGGCCAGCCAGCGCCGCGATCCCGGCAGTCACTGCTCCGTACATGCCGGCAAGCGTCCCCGAGACGACACGCGTCGTGAAGGTCGAAGCATTCAACTCATGGTCGGCATGAAGGATCAACGCCACGTCGAACATCCGTGCCTCTTCCGCATCAGCCCGCTCGCCGCGAAGCATATAGAGAAAGTTCTCGGCGATCCCAAGGCTCGTGTCAGGTTCGACAACCTCAAGGTCGCGGCGGATCCGATCCCAAGCGGCTGCGATTGTGCCGATCTGTCCGGTGATCCTGATCGCTGCCCGGGTTGCACGCTCTCGATCGGTTCCATGTCCGTCCTTGTCGTAAAAATCGAGAGATGAAACTGACGTCCGCAGAACATCCATCGGATCGGATTCCTTCGGAAAAGTCTTCATCATGTCGATGACCGCCGAAGGCACATTGTAATTTGCCCGGAACTGCGATCTCAGAGCTTCCAGTTCGGACCCCTTCGGCAAGCGTCCGTTCCAGAGAAGGAACACCACCTCTTCGAACGTCGAATTTTCGGCAAGATCATGAATATCGTAACCCTGATAGATCAGAACACCGTTCACGCCATCAACGTCGCCTATCGAACTCTGTGCAGCCACCACGCCTCTAAGTCCTGCTGCTGCTGTCGATTCTGTTGCTGTACTCATTGTTTTATAATCTCGTTCTCAATAATTTAGTTGAAATGGATTTCCTCGATTTTATCGAACAGAAGCTGTATTAACAAGTTCCGTGTTTCGGAAATATAGCCGTCGTTCGACTGCAGCTGTTCGGATCTGAGGAACGAATTGTGGGAGATCATCAACACGCGGGTGCGTTGCCGGAAGAATGCACCCTGCGAAAAAAAACTCCACATCAAAGGCAACGACCCAAAGGAGGAAACAGTCGTTGTACTAAGATGCGGAGTAAATTGGTAAATGCTTTAGGTCCGGTTTTCTATCACCGGATCTTGGTCTCGAATGCCGTTCGAATACGAAGTTGCTGATTCTTATTAAGGCGAATATGTTTGCCGCGTTCGATAACGACCGCGCCAACGCCGAAAGCGGCACCGACACCCGCTCCAACCGCGGCACCGACCGGTCCCGCTGCGATCGCACCGATACCGATACCGGCTCCGGTGGCAGCACCGATCTTGATCGAATCATCTTTGATCGATCGTTTTCCGATCGCTGTGCCTTCGGTATCGACCATCCGAACATTATCGCCCTTGATCGGCAATACCTCGGTAAGGATCGCGTCGAAGTTGGCCCAACGCTCGTCAGACAATACGATCCTGTCAAAAGATAGCAACATCTCAGACCGCCGCTTGATACGGCCGGGCTTGGTTATTCGGTCGATCCGTCCTTCAATGATCGCACCTTCGAGCTCAAATGGAGACATGACCTTGGCAGTAAACTTGTCGCCTTCTCGATTCTGTTCGGTATTCAGATCTTCCTGAATTTCGACTATGAGCTCTAAGTCCCTTGGAATGACAATGATCGGCTCACCATTGTTCGAATAACTTACCTTTTGAACTGTTGTCGGAACGTCTGAGGCTGCGGCGGTCGAAGGTGACGCCGGCTCTTGGTTCACAGGCAGGCTCGGTGGCGTCTCTACCTTGTTGCCACCAGATATTGGCTTGGGCTCAACAGATTCGGTATTCGCCACGTTTTGCGTCGGAATTGCTCCTCGGCGAGAAATTGTACTCGGAACCGTCGATTCAAATGAGAGCTTGTCGAATCCCGCGGCGTAACCGAGTTCAAAGCCTTGCCTGTAGCCGTCACTGTAATCCTCAAGAGCACCATATTCAGTGTTGTAGGCACGTTTCGCCTCTGAATACTCGGTATGGCGTGAAAGATCTTTTCCGAGGTTATCGATCGAATCGCGGTAACCGGCCATATACCCATCGGAGTATCCGGTCCGATATCCCCGCTGCAGCGCGGCTCTGGTATCTTGTGCCGAAACTGTCTGTACTGAAAGGGTTAAGTCCGCAACGATCACGAAAGATAAACAGATGAGGACAGCTAAAAAACTCCTGGTAAGCTTCATTTTGACTCCTTTGATATTACATGTGGATTAGAAGAAATGGTTTGTCCGCTATGATTTATACACTATTACTTAATTCAATACAAGAAGTTTTTCGAATGTATGAAACAAAAAAAGGCAGCGGGCCGATCGGGCCAGCTGCCTAAGCGTCTTCAGGAGGAATCACGCTAAAAGCTCTTTCGAAACAGATACGACATTCTAATAAAAAATGTTCGGCTGTTTCTTTCGAAACCGTATTCACGCTGCGCTGTGAACGGGCTCCACCCATTGTAATTCGCGTTATCGTTATAGCCGGCGTAAAACGCGGTTCCCGGACTGGGCGTCCAGCCAAAAAGCAACTGTCCGGCGTAGTTGTTTCGAGTCGAATCAAAATCTAAGCGCATACGGGTGAATACGAACCTGGAAAATTGGAAAGTGGAACGCAGACTAACGAGATCGGCATCGAATGCACGTTTTCTCGTGTCGGTGCGTACCAACCTGCTCTTTCTGTAGCTCAAAGAGACCCGTAACGGATCGACCGGCTTCACCTCGGCAAATAGTTCAGCGTCGAATTGTTGTCCTGTTCCCGGGTCGAGTTGTCCGCTTGACCCGAAGTCGAAGTCGAACGAATTGTTGATGAACCCGACAAAGGCACCATAATTAAATCGTTTGTGAGGCGTTTGGTTGATATTGCCTGAAACGTATTGCTGCCACGAACCGCGTGTAGGTTCGCCCTGAAACGCCCCTTGGGACCGAGTCGGAATACGCTTCAGACCGAATTCTTCTTCATAGAGTTTTTCGTAGCCTATTCCGGCCTCTAGAAATACATAGGTGTTTCGCTGAAGGTTGAGATTGGCGTTGTTGCCCAAATTGAAGCGTTGCAGCCTCCCGCTCCAGTCATAATCGACCCCAGAATATTGGGCCCAACTCAGCCGGATTATTTTGTTCTTGGGTTCCGATTTTGTGCTGAACCGGTTATAGAAAAACGCAAAATTCGTGTTCTTTCGTCGGGTAAATCCGGCGTCAGCATGGTAATCGCTGCTTCTTCCACCAAATTCCACAAACCAACCACGCCGGTCCTCTGAATAATCAAGATTCGCATAATAGCCGACACCGTTGCCGGTTCGATACTCATTGAACGGACTTCCCAGAACGGTCACGCCGCCATAAGTGCCACCGCCACAGATCTCCCTGTTTTTGACCGTTTGAATTGGATCCGCGTCCGGGTCGAATCGCGGGTCAAAGAAACATCGCCGAGTAGTGGTTCCAAGTACTTGAAACGTCGAGGTGAGTTTCGAAGTGAGCTTGAGTCTGCCGTCGATGCCTGCAGTAAGGTTCTTCTGTTCCGGAAAACTCCGAAATGTGCTCATAAATCCGATATTGTTTGCTTTTCCGAAGTCACGTTTGACACGGATGACGGCAAACAACGAATTCTTATCGATAAACTCGTCTATTCGCGGCCTCACGGACGGATCGTTCCGATCATCTTCATCATAGTTTCCGGGCGCATTATCGGAAGCCACAAGGAATCCGAACGAGGTTTTCCCCACCTTACCTGTGAGTTTGGCAGCAAGATCGGGATCAACGATCGTGCGCGAATGAAACACACGTAACGGTGTATTGAAGATATCCTGGCCTTCAAGAAAGAACGGCCGCTTCTCTTCAAAGAAGATCGGGAATCGCTGGTTTGCGGTGACGACCGGAGCATCTGCTTCGATCTCTGCAAAATCAGGATTGATAGCGGCGTCAAGCGTAATATTCGGCGACAGCGTATATTTAAGTGTTACACCGATGTCCTGTTTTATCGGCTCATTGACAAATCGGCCTGGATCGATGGCCCCCGGCGTTAGCTGAAATCTCGGAATCGTTCTGACACGACGGCCCGTTTCGGAAACGGTAATACTGGGAACGACCTCGAGCGTTCGCTCGTAAATGATCTCGTCAAGACCGCCTATCTTCCCGTGTTTGATCAAAAACCCGGAAATATCACGGTCATCGGGGAGCCATTGAGTGAATTCATCGTTGAATCGGTCTATATTGCGGGCGACGTTGAATCCCCAAAGCTTACCCTTGCCAGCTGAATAGCGAAGTGATTTGAATGGGATCTTGACCTCAACGGACCATCCCCAATCTTCTATCACCCCTTTCGACTCCATTACGATATCCACCGAAAAATCAGCTCCCTGGCCCTCGGTGTAGATCCCGTCTTGCTGAATGCCCAACGGGTTGAACCCAAGTACGTAGGCGCGCCTTTGATCGTTGTAGGTATCCAGCCAGACCCGGACATTATCCTCGCCAAATACGTTGTCTCGACGGGCAACGGTTGCCCGGATCTTGTCCTTTTCGTCAAAGCACTTGAATGCGATGTACAAGTGCTTTTCGTCGTACATGAGATATGCCTCCGTCGGCCTTGACGGAGCTATGTTATCGCCCGGAAAAGTTTGGTAGAAGTCCTTGAAAACTGCCGCACTTTTCCACGATTCTTCATCGATTCGGCCATCGATGACGATTCCCAAGGCCACTTTCGGTATCGAGATCGGAACCGACTTCTCATGCGGTAAGACGATCTTTGAGCCTTTCGCCGGGGCAGGAACTTCCGTTGTCGAAACAGACGGAGCGGACTCCTTTTTTGCTGGCGAACTAGTTTCTTTACTGCCGTTACCACCGTTCCCATTGCCGTTTCCACTGGGTTGGGCGTTCAAAGAAAAGGCGAGAACAAGGACCGCGAACAACGGGTATAACTTTTTCATGAATGCACCTGAAATATGAAGATTGTCTCGGTACCCCTTGAGTGTTCGATGCGTTGCTGACTAGAACGTTATTCCGGTCAGAATGTTTCAATTAAAATGTGCGTGGGTTAAATGACCCACGCACATTGCTCTGATCAAAAAATGTCTAAAGCCGAGGCACTGCGAACCAGTAGTTTACCGTTTGCAAATTCGAAGTCGTATTTTTTGTCGCCCGATCCGAGCCGGAGCGTTCGCGAGCGTTCACGTGCGGGACCGATATTGAAAGTCTCTATCTCACTATTGGAAGTAAGTGAAGCGCTGGCGGTATCAGGCAGCGTCAATGTGATGACACCGTCTTCAGCCTTTGACGATATGCGTTCGAAAGCGCCCTCCAGAAATACGTTGGCGTTTATCGTATTCGATTCAAATTCACCATTGAAGCCGATCACCCTCACCTGCCCGTCATCAGCATCCAGAGTCAGCTTTCCCTGCGAATCCCTTATGTCGATCGGCGAATCCGAGCCTTTGACATCGAGCGTACCGGAAACTCCGCTCAGCCTGATCTCACCGTCAGAGGTGACTTTCACGTTCGATTCGCGTGGCAAATAGATCTCGAGCCGTACCCGTTCAGCATTGAACAAACCGCCGCTACGGACTGACGATGCGTCACCTGAAACCTTTATTGTTATTTCAGGCCCATTCTGCTCTTCCGAAATATTCGCCGGTGACATTGTCCTGGCGTTGCCGGATTCGCTCAAAACGTATCGGACTTCTTTCTGCGCGCCACCACGGATTATTACATCGCAGCCGTTCGCTTCGACCACAACTCGCGGCG
The DNA window shown above is from Chloracidobacterium sp. and carries:
- a CDS encoding S9 family peptidase; its protein translation is MKRLLSVATLAIIACTGTAALAQNDMKPPVAKKDPKVLKIHGYEITDNYAWLRDRNEKKNPEIIKYLEDENAYVEAHMGKHKPFVDALYKEMLGRIKQTDLSVPYKLGRFWYFTRVEEGKQYPTFLRSKTQDGKDAEILLDQNEMAKGYTYFSIGAFEPSDDGNLLAFSTDTTGYRQYTLQVKDLRTGAILRDKIERVTSIEWSSDGKYLFFGQEDPVSKRTDKIFRHELGSDKNDLVFEDKDVLFNVGIGRSRDRKMFFINSGAATMNEFRYMLADNALGEWRVITPRREGHEYSATFNNGEFYIVTNKDAENFKVVRASVADPGEANWKDYIPHNPAVKIEGISFFRDHAVVSELENGLEYLRVMDMKTRRASARIETPESVYTMGLANNPEYDTPVIRYGYSSMITPNTTFEFDFRTRQSKAIKQQEIPSGYDKSQYETVRVWADARDGVKVPVSIMMKKGTKLDGKSPMLLYAYGSYGASMTPNFSTARLSLVDRGMIYAIAHIRGGSELGEKWRQDGRMFKKMNTFNDFVDCSKWLIAKNYTSTDRLVIQGGSAGGLLMGAVMNQAPHLYKAAIVQVPFVDVMNTMLDETLPLTTGEWIEWGNPNEKEAWDYMIQYSPYENIKAQAYPNMLIEVSLNDSQVPYWEGAKYAARLRELKTDKNIVLLKTNMGAGHGGSSGRYDRLKEVAFDYAYALTQVGITK
- a CDS encoding citrate synthase (catalyzes the formation of citrate from acetyl-CoA and oxaloacetate) — translated: MSTATESTAAAGLRGVVAAQSSIGDVDGVNGVLIYQGYDIHDLAENSTFEEVVFLLWNGRLPKGSELEALRSQFRANYNVPSAVIDMMKTFPKESDPMDVLRTSVSSLDFYDKDGHGTDRERATRAAIRITGQIGTIAAAWDRIRRDLEVVEPDTSLGIAENFLYMLRGERADAEEARMFDVALILHADHELNASTFTTRVVSGTLAGMYGAVTAGIAALAGPLHGGANTNVMKMLIEIGELDKVEAWIEKALEEKRKIMGIGHAVYKTEDPRATWLRKYSKQMADKTGVSKWFEMSQLIEKLMHEKKGMFPNVDFYSASTYYLMGIPLDLFTPIFAVSRISGWTGHILEQYADNKLIRPRAEYVGPRGLKYVPIAER
- a CDS encoding carbohydrate binding family 9 domain-containing protein, translated to MKKLYPLFAVLVLAFSLNAQPSGNGNGNGGNGSKETSSPAKKESAPSVSTTEVPAPAKGSKIVLPHEKSVPISIPKVALGIVIDGRIDEESWKSAAVFKDFYQTFPGDNIAPSRPTEAYLMYDEKHLYIAFKCFDEKDKIRATVARRDNVFGEDNVRVWLDTYNDQRRAYVLGFNPLGIQQDGIYTEGQGADFSVDIVMESKGVIEDWGWSVEVKIPFKSLRYSAGKGKLWGFNVARNIDRFNDEFTQWLPDDRDISGFLIKHGKIGGLDEIIYERTLEVVPSITVSETGRRVRTIPRFQLTPGAIDPGRFVNEPIKQDIGVTLKYTLSPNITLDAAINPDFAEIEADAPVVTANQRFPIFFEEKRPFFLEGQDIFNTPLRVFHSRTIVDPDLAAKLTGKVGKTSFGFLVASDNAPGNYDEDDRNDPSVRPRIDEFIDKNSLFAVIRVKRDFGKANNIGFMSTFRSFPEQKNLTAGIDGRLKLTSKLTSTFQVLGTTTRRCFFDPRFDPDADPIQTVKNREICGGGTYGGVTVLGSPFNEYRTGNGVGYYANLDYSEDRRGWFVEFGGRSSDYHADAGFTRRKNTNFAFFYNRFSTKSEPKNKIIRLSWAQYSGVDYDWSGRLQRFNLGNNANLNLQRNTYVFLEAGIGYEKLYEEEFGLKRIPTRSQGAFQGEPTRGSWQQYVSGNINQTPHKRFNYGAFVGFINNSFDFDFGSSGQLDPGTGQQFDAELFAEVKPVDPLRVSLSYRKSRLVRTDTRKRAFDADLVSLRSTFQFSRFVFTRMRLDFDSTRNNYAGQLLFGWTPSPGTAFYAGYNDNANYNGWSPFTAQREYGFERNSRTFFIRMSYLFRKSF